Part of the Strigops habroptila isolate Jane chromosome 17, bStrHab1.2.pri, whole genome shotgun sequence genome is shown below.
cattttctccagGACCAATGGGAGGCTAACATTAAGCACTGTGATTTATTCACTGTATCCCTATCTGTGCCTTCTCATTTCAAAGCCATCTTCACAAGCACCAAACAGCCTCAGTTTGCAAACCCTGTTTTATTGAGATAACTGGTCCATTAATCCAAGGCTTACTCAGGCAGGTATGTCTAGTTCAAATGTACAGATAAAACTTCACTTTCCTAGAGAACAGGCTTTAGAATAGCTGCCATAAGTGATGAATGCAAACATCAGAGtttctatgaaaatataatCTTACACAGACCATGTATGTTACATAAGCAAGGAAAGTAAATCTGAAGAAAGTTTGGACAAAACCAGATTAAACCCAGTGAAAAATATGAATCCTGGCTATGATATTAAGAGCACATCCCTAGAATAaacccactgaagtcagtgttATAACAAACTGATTTAGTGCCAAACTGACTTAAAACGCATCTTTTGCCTTTGTCAAAGAGAAACATACAGCCAACAGCTTTTCCACCTGATACTTCTTAACCCTATGCCTAACATCTCTTAGCTCCTCCAGACCCCTTTCTCTCAATCAATGCAAAGGTAAAAGGTCTGAAGGAGGCTGCAGCATcaatacagaaataaagctgaaCACAGATTGTGCATGGGATATAGCGTATCAGAGCAGCAGTCCTTCAGCTTCAGTGACAGCAGTTCCAACTTCGCTATCACAGAGGAGAGCTGCATATAGGAACCCAAGAACAAAGCATTGATATCAGTTCTGTCTTAGGAGGTGTCTTTTTTTGTCCTAGCATAGATGAAAGGTACATGACTGCCACATCTAAAAAGCAAGCCTTTTCTCCAGTCTTGCTCTTTCTCAAATATAGCCCATTGTTGCTCTGGAGAACATGTGTTTCCAGATAAGATTCAGTCCTTGGCTCTCTAGTGGCAGTGAGCATATTAAATGTGACCATGGTTAGTTATCTGAGCTGATCTAAGAACAAGAAGTTGTTTACTGTATCAGATaacaacttttttcttcatgggAAAACTGGATAGCTGTGGGCAAGGATTGAAGACTTATCCATTAGAAGCTCTGATCATATTAACAAGCTCCTGTGTCTTCAGTGCTCCAAAACCAAACTGCTCATCTTTGAGtagcagagagagagatggaaCTGGCAACTACAGACCTTGAAAATTGTCttaattttctccataaaaTTGTAGCCTGCGTGCATGGCTCTTGCCAAAATAAAACTGGTGTGTAAAAGCTGAAGCAACAAACACTTGCGAAAAATTTGCAATTCAGATACAATTGATTTCAGTATAGCAACCCCATGCTCTCTTTATGAACACACTAGAGATCATgcaacaaagaaattatttccagggaggaagaaaatctttgtttcttttccaaacagaggtattcccctccccccccccgacCATTGATGAACTTGTTAATTGATGAACTTTCCTACTGCTGTCTGTAAGGAGAATGTCACCATAACAAATTGTCCAGAACAGGAGGCATGTTGTGTTGTGCCAATGTGGCACAGAGCCACAGAGGCACATAGCAGCCTCGAACTACTTCCTGAACAGTGAAgcagtgagaaaataaatagtattgTTGATGTCCATTAAAGCtcacaaaaatataaaatccagCAGGAACTGGTTGGATTTCcatagtaaaataaaagttatgAGCCCAGACAATAGAAAACATCTCAGCAACCACgagaaaatgagcaaaacacAGTATAATGCGTGCAGAAATATACAGAAAGCACTTGCACTAGTATAAAAATATCCACAGTCCTCAGACAAATGTAAACTGGTACAAAATAATTCCAAGAACAGGAACATGTTTACAAAAGGACATGTTAATATAAAACAGTAAAACCAGGATCAGCTTCTCCCAGACTCATGCgcagcacagacacacaggTAGTCCACGGAAGGGCCACATGGACCGAGAATGAGCAGAACCTTGACTTGCCATAAGTCAACAGTGCCTGCGGTACATCACAGCCAGTACTCTGGAAATTCAACTGACTGCCAGCAGAGGGTCAGAGACAGGCAATGcaagagcaaacaaacaaaaaaacccccacaaaaccaaaaaggaaaacccaTCCTCAGGGATTTTAGGGCTTGTCCTTTCCCAAGTAGTCATTTATTTCCTGATCATTCAGGCACCCCAGGAACAGGCATACCAGGGCGATGGGGTTTGTCCTACTGGTGTTGACAAGTATTTAGTGGCCCTGGCAATGAGTGGACAGCAGCACACAGTGATGCTTGTGGTAGGTGGTGAGAAACTGTCTGCCTTGCCGAaagaggagagggcaggagaggagggaaagaggctCAACAAGGAGAGGGGTTGAAGTACCTCAGGGAAGCAGCCGATTCCAGCTCCCGCACAAATGAAATCCTTCAGCAAATAAGCAAGGACCAAGATCCCACCGTCCCCATggcaacaaaacaaacccagaatgCCTCAGAGGTGAGTACAGCTTTGGAGAGCAAGTGGGAAAAGCTGGGCTAGGAAACAGAAGCCTGAGTTTGGGAGAAAGGGAGTTTTGCCAAGCTGGTGATCTTTTCTTTAGACCTTGCGTAAAACCTTATGGAgactctcttccctccccaggtCACTTTTCTACACTGTCAGTCCAGAATGTCCAGGAAGTTCGCTCTGCTCCTGCAACACATGCAAGTCTAGAAACAAAGTTGGTAAAACCTTCGGCTCGCATCATCTAGAGGCTGCTTCTGACTCTTGAAGGCAAAGCTTCACATTTTTGCCATCGGTGCAGATCTGTGTACTAGCATGTACAAGAAACAGACTTGAAATGCTCAGATCACAGTCTGCAGCACATACTGCAGGAATGGAGAAGCAGGGGAAAGGAGCAATGCATCATTAAGGCCTTCAGGGTTTAGTTGACAGGACAAAGTAAGGTGTTTCTTTCCCATGGACCTGTCATTTCAGTCTCAGAACACTGCATTTGGGCACTGAAAGTCAGATGCCAGGTGCCCATGCACACAACATGCATTGCCCGTTGTTTGCAGAGAAGCCCTCTGTTTTTGGCAGCTTGATTTGGACTCCTTCCAGGACACAGGCTGTTGGTCATTCTTTGAGTTCAGCAGCCAGTTACAGGTTTCCATAGTGACAAGACTTCAAAGCTTGATTAATTCTCTCCGTGGTCTTCTTCCACCCAGGCCACAATTTTCCCCTCCCAACCAGGAATGATGTCATCATCATGGAATACCTACAAAAGATATAAAAGGGAGTCTAGTCATGTCTGGAGTCTGGACACCACTCTTGTACAGTATGAGTGGATGCATTAAGTCAGAGATCCTAGTTCAGATTTCACTACACAGCCCAAAGAACATGTACCTCATCATCATTCACATGTCTGAGTAATCTTTTGGGGGtttaggtaaaaaaaaccccaacaaaccaaaacaacagatTAGGCCCCTTCTTTAACCAGCAACCATCAAGATTATTATTGGCATGTATTTGACaggaaaggtaaaataaaagaGACGAAACAATGCCTTTTCTGATCCTGACTACCatcttcagctgtttctgtCATAAAGCTGACTGCTTCCAGAGAGGGTAACCCTCTGCACTTGTCTTAATCAATTTGTGAAACAGGAACTATCCCAATAACTTTTAATGAATCCAATCCGCACTGACACAAACCTGAGTATAAAGGGGGCTGTAATGCACTACACCAAGGAAAAGATGCCACAAAGTTCTCTCTGAAAAACCTTTAAGAGAAAGtaggaaatgtttttttgaaTAAACCACATTTGCCTTACGTATCTCTCACTGCAACAGGTTTTATAAAGCCATTGAAAGGGCTAAAAGTGTAGCCTGGGTTTTTGCCCAGTGTCCCCTGAGCAGTGGTGTGCCACAGACTGTCTTTGCCAGTAGCCAGCTCTGCCCAACAGGCTCTGCAACCCCCAGGCAACTGCAGTCACATTCATGTAATTGCTCTGTCTGGGCATGAAAACATCCCACTTTAGCACCTTAATCTACAGAATCAGACAGCTTGTTTGGGGGCAAGTTCAAAGATTTCATTAGTTTAGAAGTGAGGTGACCACAGTCTCCAGGGTTGTGTGGTAACACTGAACCCAAGGTGGCCGACAGCTAAATTCCACTTACCTCCTCCTTGACTGTGCCAAACTCTGGATCCAGGGCTTTGAAATGGTACCGGTGAGTTCCTTCACGATCAATAGCTACCTTAAAATCCTTCAGAGTCACTTCCCCTAACCTGCAAGGGAAGAGTTTGGCACCATCCTATGGTACACTGTTACCAGATTTAGCTCAAGTGCAATAACATGGCACGCAGAGCCACAGCACGCAGTGGCATCCTGGCCACTGGGATATGAAAAGTGTGTCCCTCCAGGAACACAGCTGTCAACCCCAAGGCTGAGCAAGAATTGCCTCCTGATTCATAAACAACAgcctttttcactttctctttttcattgaCAACCACACTTGTCCTGTACTACATGCCACAATAGGACTGCTTGgctgctttctcctgctcctggaaGTTAATAAAAGAGATGAATCTCTTACGGCTCTAAAATAATTGCATCAGCTAGGGGACTGCTTTAGGCGGTTTCCCCCAGACAATGGTATGAAATCCAATGCCCAAGTTAATGCACAGCAAATTTGTGCTAGTTGCGACCATACCCAGAAGAGATCAGTCTAATGTGTTAAGGGAAACAAGCACCTCCCACATCAGTGTCAGCAAGGCAAAGCCAGACCTCACCTCTTTGGTATGTTGACCATGAAAGGTGTGAGGGAGCGGTCAGTGAAGTATAACACTTTGGTGCAGGCACTGGTGCTCATCACGGGAGTGCTGTGAGAATGAGGCAGTTCTGCAAAGAAGAGAGCACGATCATGGAGGAACAGCCTGTCTGCTGCcacaagaggaaacaaaagggGTGGCTCTGTCTTTTCCCAGTACCTACAGTCTCCTACAACCTCACAGACTGTCTAGGTGACGTTTACAACCCATGTtggaaaatacagcattcatgatgaaaagcaaatgtgGAACTGCTGCATCTGGAACCAAGAAAGGTGTCAGAAAGGGCTGTGCTGTTATGCATGTATGAAAGGAGCTGGACACTGACggcagaagaggggaaaaggcaACTGTACAGTTTTCTGTGTCCACTAGATGGTGCAGACCAGCAGGAAAGCTGAAATAACATCGCATTTCCCACTCATCCCAAGGAAAATAGTTTGTCATAGTTATTTATACTGCAGTACTACTGAAGTGGCCCAAACAGACTCCCACTGTGATGGTGCTTTACAAACAACCAGCTATAGATTGCCTCTGCCCCGCTTCCTTTGCAGCAAAGTCTAATCTGTACAGCAAATGACTAAAGGGAGGAGAGTCAGCTCTGGTAAAGGGAATAAGAAGCTGGAGGTGGTAGATTCCCAAGGAGATACTACACCCTGGACTCTGGCCAGGAAACCTAAGCAATGAATTTGGCAGTAGGAAGGCTGGAGCTCAAAGGCACTTACTGGATTTGGGAGGCCAGGAGTCTCTACACTCATTTGTTGCTCTGCTTGCTGGTGATTTCCCCCGCGTCTAGAGTGCAAACCCAAAAGAGTGAGAAGAAGGTGTCACTTCCCAGTTGGAGTTCCCATTGCTGCTTAGCTCTGGGTTGTGTGCAAGGGGAAGAAATTAAGAGCAAAGTGCCTGAGGAAGGCTTTACCCTTCTCTCTTGCCTCTTCTGCGTTTCCACACGGTACAGGCGTTCCATTAGGCTGGAGATGCCTTGCTCCAGGCTGTCAATAGTGTGATGCTGTGGATCGTGGCCACTGAAACTGTTCCTGAGGCTGCGAAGGGCATCACGAACCAGCTGCAAGTCACTTGTCTGCCCAAGAGAACACAAGTCAGACTAACTTCAGGCTGCTCTCTTCCCATCTAAAGCCACAGGTCTTAGAAAGGGGAAGTATCTCTGCAGCCTTCATCTGCATCTGGCTGGGAAAATAGCCCATAGGTACACTTACCCCTCGGTGCGCTGTGGGAGcagctcctttccctgctgtctGGAGGAAGCCATTGCTCTGAGCGCTATGACCAGTGCAAGCCATCACCTGTTCAGGGGAAGATGCGTGTGCCACTAGGAATGCAAGTGTTAGGACCTCCCCAAAGATTCCAGTTTGTGAACATCAAAATGATGAGAGAGCACGAAAGCTTCCCACATTGGTGATATCCCATCTTCTATCAGATAAATACACTCAGTAAGGAGAGTGCAGGCTCTCCTGTAGGTCATGATTCCTCTCATACAGGTGGAGAAGAAGAGGCAGAGACAGGAAGGGGCTCGCTCCTACATCAGAGGGCTCTGCAAGTTCTAGTAAGTGTTCAAGTGGTATGTGCAGGGACTGATAGTGGGGCTGGCACTCTTTCCACCAAGACAGTTCCAAGTGCTTAATAGCAGGGTCAGtaggaaaaggaggagataaGAAGCTAAGCTGTGGTCTAACCATTAGCTAGTGTCTGAGCTAAAGCTAGAAGCCAAGAGCCTCTGGCTTCCACTCCTGTGCTCCCCTCACTGTTTCATCTCTTAGGATTTTGACAGAAGATACTAAGCCAGAATGCTCATGCTGAGAGCTTTGCTAAGGTGGATGCTTTATGGAGTCTGGCTGCCTTGGTTAGGGCACTGACAATGAGGTTGCAGAGCCAAGCCGTTCTGGGATGAAGTGGATGATTTCTGGATATAGGTAGCTAGAGGGTGCTGGACAGCACTGTTAGAAAGAAACATCATTCCAACAGTCTGATGTGTAGACCAAGTCTTCCCTTACCTCTTCAGCCTCTCTCTTCATGCAGTGAGCTAGCAGGGCCTCTTTGTGCTCCAGCTCCCGCTCCAAATCTACCTGTGAGGGGAGTAGAAGAGTCAGCACAAACTGAGCCACCAAAGTGCGTGCCAGCTCTCAGGGCATCATCTTAGGGCATCACCTGCTCCATACCTGTTGGTAGCTGGCCTCAGAAAGCTGCCTAAGCATTTCATCCAGTTTGGTCTGATGCTGCTGTAAATGCCGATCCTTCTGGCACAGTTCTTTCTGCAACACAGTAATCGAGAAACAGCAGAGAAGTTGTGGGTGGCCCattcttggcagtgttcaaggccaggttggatagggcttggagcaacttggtctagtagaaggtgtccctgcccatggcaggggtttggacctagatgagctttaaggtcacttctacaacaaaccattctgtgaaactcttccatggttctatgatcaGGACAGTAAGGCTCACAATCATCTTACCATGGCAGGGAAGGTTATGCCATCTGCCAGGATCGGGTTCTTCTTCAGGCTGACTTACGTAATGTGTGTACTTCTACCTACATGTTAGAACTACGTGTCAAagcttgttttgaaaagctCAGTCAGGTAGTAGTAGCCTGGAGTCCCCTTGCCCAGCAAAGATCCACTACTGAGGCCAGACAACTGTCCCAGAGAAAACAGATTCCTGAGGGATCAATGGACAATCAGGTGGCCCAACCCAACCTGTAGGCTTCTGCACAAGTGTTAGATACTCAGCCAGCCACCACAGAAAAACCATGACAATAAAAGATCTATAAAAAGCTGTGGGCAGAAAACTAAGAACATCTGATGCCTCCATCTCATTACAAACATCCATGGCTATTGCAACTTATTAATTATCCAGAGTGCCATTCCCAGAGGTGACTGAGTGCCAGGGAGACAGCAATCACATTCACAAAACTGAAGAACCACCAGATGCTGGCCCCAGCAAAGCCTCCAGTGAAGAGAGGTTCCATTACCTTGTATTCTGCCAGTAGCCGGTTTCTCTCTTCAACCTTCCTCTGAAGGTCAACCTGCAGAAATAACAAGAGGTGTGAGGTAAGTGTTCCTAGAGAGTGACAACCTCTTTGCTCCTTGCTCTAAAGGGTGATGAAAAATCTGCAGAGTTCAAGGGAGCTAGAGTCTAAGGATGCAGCCTTTTGGACAGGACACTTCCATCCTTGCCTTTCTCTCTCCACAGGGAGACTGTACATGGTAGGTCCACCTGTCAAAGTGCCTCTTGCTAATCCAGAGAGCACAGTGAGGAAGGAAGAATGCAGCTGTACTGAAAACATCATGGAAAGCACCACCCTGTTTCAGCTGAAGGTCTTGGAGGACAGGAAGTGGGAGTGAAGAAGAAACTCCAGCGAGTCCCACAGCTGGCTAGTAGACCATGTGCAGTTTTCACTATGCAGAGACCTTTGACTGGTCGTTCACTATCCCACGACCCCAAGAGCTATGCTGCAACCACCAACTCCACACCCTGTGATTGCTGGAGCCCTCAGGGCCACCAACCTCCTTCTAAAATAATCTAACCCTCAGCAGCACAGTGACTCACGTTCTGGTTGTGCAATTCCTCCTTGTCCATGTTTGCTCTCAGCAGTTCCTGCTTTAGCTGAAGAACTGACGCATCCTGTTGAATCAGCCTTTGCTGTAAAGCATCCTAGGAAAATATGTTATCTGTAGGAAGGTGCAAGACACAGGCAGAAACCCTTCCCTGGGAAGCAAGTGACCTAGATAAGTGGCTGTAACACAGTAGGGCCACTCAGAGGGCTCCAGAGAGCCCAATGGGCCCTCAgtccttctgcctttctcttccaTGAAAGTGATTTCCCTGCCAACATTCTAGCCATCTGAGACAGAGGGATTTCTGTGCTTCTACCTGGATTTTCTGCTCCAGAAGCAGCCTGACAATTTACTCTTATGGAAGGAAACAGCAGTGTCTTTAGAGGGTCTTTTCAGTGGCCTACAGCTATTGTCTCCAGCCATACATCTGTAACATCCAGGGAGCAAAAAGAGGCCAATGTCAGCTAAGGACACAAGGAAACTTAAGCGCTCAGTGTGACCTAGTCTctctgaagaggccaaagtcaGGGCTAATTCTGCACCTTTCACTCATTGTTATCCAGAAGCCACGAGCTCTACCTTGGATAGCTACTGCTGTTTGCTTCCTTCACAACAGCCTGACAGGCTGCTCTAAAAATACCTCTGCTCAGGAGTATATTATTAGTGTTCAGAACTCCAGGGGGAGGAACTGAGCAAACAGGAGCCAGGACTGTGAACaatgctgcagctgaagaggaCCAAgattctcctctttttcctctattGTCAAGAGTAAGTTCACTGGGCCAGTTCTACTGTGCATACCACAGGATGGTGGGGGGAAAGCTGTGAGAACCAAGCAGGCATCCTacaccttctgttttctttagggGAAACAGACAAAAGAGAGGACATTTGACCACAATCCTACAGACACAAACACAACTCAGGAGACCTAACCTTGGGCCTGCCTTAACTGTAGTCTCTTCCTGGAGCTTGAAACAACCATAGGATCCCCCACCTCAAAGTCCCCTAAATACACCTCCCTCAGAGGTGTATGGTTGCTTCTGGCCCTACCTGTGCATTGCAGACTCTAGTATTTATGAAGGGCCCCTTTCCTCACCTTTATTCCCTGTAGGTTTCGAGCTTCTTGTTTGTATTTCAGTAGCTCCTTCTGTAAATGCAATACAATCTGATTAAATGGCATCTTGTCACCCCTTCAGAATCAACCAAAGTCGGTGTTCTCTGTCCCCAGATACCTGCTCCAGAAGAAAGCACATCCCACCTTTTCCCACAGATCAAAAAGTGTGTCAGGTCCTGAGTCATTTTAATGAGTAATACTCAATAGATTTTAATGAGTAATACATTTAATGGGAGCTATCCCACAAACTTTTATTAACTGCTAATATGGATACAATAAATGCTTCACAGCCATGTATTGTGAGAGCTCTCTGGGTCAATGAATTATGGTCTCAGGCAAGCAGGTATCTacactcctggagggatggagcTCCCATGCAGAAGAATATGGGAACAGAATTAGAGCCCTAACAGAATACATCCCCTATGTCATCCGCCCTGTTGTCCACCAACCTCCCGCTTCAAATCAAGTAGGGCAGAGCCTGCCAAGATCTCTAGACCCAAAAcctctctttctcctctaaCCTTTAAGTCTTGATTTTCTTCCACACTCTGGTCCAGGCGACTTCGGATTATGATCTGAATGTAAAATACCATGGTTGTTATCGTGCATGACACCTGCCCGTGGCAGAACACTGCAAAGGGCAGCTTGACCAGAGAAAGGTAGGTACAGCAGTGCACTTACCAGCTGCTCTTCAGGGCATGCTCCACGTTCACAAAGTTCAAAGGACCCTTCCTGCTCGTCCTCAGGTAAAGACCCATTGAGCAACAAAGCCTgggaagatgaaggaaaaaaatcccctcagggatttcaaaggaaaataggCTACCTGCAGCTCTGGCTAACAGTCATTGATATCAACAGTCTCTAAACAGTTTCATTTCCTATTTCTGCTGACTTATTCCCCTCAAAAACCAGCAACTTTttcaggaatgaaaaagaagacCTATCCCCTGAGAAAGCTCTCTCAGAGATATCTATCAGCCAATAATCTTGCCCACAGAAAGATACCAAACAAGGACAACTACTCGGATTTTTGGGCAGTGAAGTCTGTCTCAGGCTTCAGTCCAAGTGTAGCTTTCACTACAGTAACAGATTTGAAGTCTAAAGCAAACTGAACCATGTTTACATTGTAAGGCTTCTCTTCTGGAATGAGACTGAAGTATCCCCTGCTGAAAGAAGCTATTCTCCTCACCATGTATCTACAAAAGGCTTTAGAAACAGGATGTTCAGGGAAGCCTAATTCTGTTCTACACTAGCCAAGGCTGAGACACGTTCAGAACTGTTGTCCAAGTGAGGGAAGAGCCATTGCCCACACAGACAGTGAAAATCGTAAGCTATGCTCTGTGCTTCAGGAAGGCTACTAGCAGCACAGCATTacctccttcagcagctccaaAGTAGCCCAGATGGCTACGGAAAGATGCCAGAATTCCTACAGTAGACTGAACCCgcctgaaggaggaaaaagtgcACTGTAGGAAGTGTGATTGGCAGGACCAAGCCAGATCCCCAGCGAGATATACCCTAGTGGTTTTCCCTAGCTTATGGTTTTTACATaagctgtttctgtttctaaCTTCCAGGACTCCGGGCATCTCGTATGCGCCAGGATGTTGGATACAACTGCACGCATTGGAAAGAGTCATGCCTCTTTCTTTCAGTCAGAtttctagtttatttttattttaactccatggctaaaaccaaaatacccCATTTGCAGCAATACTCCAGTTCAGCCTCAAATGACTTCAATGCTGACAGTTCAGGTTCTGCCTGCTGATAGAATCTTCCACCACAGAGCTGCAACTGCTGCCAAACAGCAAATAGTGATCTGTACTCAGTTAATGCAGACGTTTcttggaaaactgttttctgagtGCCTCCCAAACTCTTCCCAGTGGGACACTCAAGCAGGAACCACACAGGAACATAAAAAGTTGCCACAGTTTTAGTGCCTTTTGGGGTATACATACATCAGGTCCTTGATATTTTGATCAAACTCTCATGAACTGGAGGCTCTTAAGCATTGAGCAAGAGCAGGAAAATCAATTAATCAAATCCAATTTCTTGGCTAACAGCATCAGCTGCCTCTTCCTACTCCCAGGGGATGAGGGGGCAGCAATGCCAGCTGCTCACCTCACTCCTGAAACGTGGGGCTAGGGTTGGAGGAACAGAACATGCCAGTCCCTCCAGTgctgcctctccctgctcccagtggGCACATAAAGCAACTGGATTTTACTGGTGAACAAAGCCagggttgtttgggggttttttttgagtcTCTTGTTTCCTGCCCATTGTCCATGAGGAAAATGGCCTCTGATCCGCACCCACCCTCTGTCCCGGCTGCCTATGCTTCTCACACAATCTCTGCTTTGTTTACTGgcacataaatatttacaattcAAAGCCAGTATGGTTCCCAGCACAAATAGAAAGGA
Proteins encoded:
- the DIXDC1 gene encoding dixin isoform X3, producing MGGKQVKCLTSPSPIHSVKSESTVAPSEEKERLVIIHTEETETKTEETESHFQPEWQAGNPGPYLENSWEEQLLEQQDHLEKEMEEAKKMISGLQALLLNGSLPEDEQEGSFELCERGACPEEQLIIIRSRLDQSVEENQDLKKELLKYKQEARNLQGIKDALQQRLIQQDASVLQLKQELLRANMDKEELHNQNVDLQRKVEERNRLLAEYKKELCQKDRHLQQHQTKLDEMLRQLSEASYQQVDLERELEHKEALLAHCMKREAEEVMACTGHSAQSNGFLQTAGKGAAPTAHRGTSDLQLVRDALRSLRNSFSGHDPQHHTIDSLEQGISSLMERLYRVETQKRQERRTRGKSPASRATNECRDSWPPKSKLPHSHSTPVMSTSACTKVLYFTDRSLTPFMVNIPKRLGEVTLKDFKVAIDREGTHRYHFKALDPEFGTVKEEVFHDDDIIPGWEGKIVAWVEEDHGEN
- the DIXDC1 gene encoding dixin isoform X2, whose protein sequence is MGTLMDMVPQHTSRPAASSQQLQAYVAWVNSQLKKKPTIKPVQDLRQDLRDGVILALLIEIVAGEKLNGIQANPTSQQQMRENVEKVLQFVASKKIRMHQTSAKDIVDGNLKSIMRLILALAAHFKPGSSRAMNHSPAATVGKNLSASSAGHRPRSAAAVAQGAVAALADVRQDVLQSGRDVFRRRQRNSNMDEEIENPYWSVRALVQQYEGQQNMPLESHTSSLTSPSPIHSVKSESTVAPSEEKERLVIIHTEETETKTEETESHFQPEWQAGNPGPYLENSWEEQLLEQQDHLEKEMEEAKKMISGLQALLLNGSLPEDEQEGSFELCERGACPEEQLIIIRSRLDQSVEENQDLKKELLKYKQEARNLQGIKDALQQRLIQQDASVLQLKQELLRANMDKEELHNQNVDLQRKVEERNRLLAEYKKELCQKDRHLQQHQTKLDEMLRQLSEASYQQVDLERELEHKEALLAHCMKREAEEVMACTGHSAQSNGFLQTAGKGAAPTAHRGTSDLQLVRDALRSLRNSFSGHDPQHHTIDSLEQGISSLMERLYRVETQKRQERRTRGKSPASRATNECRDSWPPKSKLPHSHSTPVMSTSACTKVLYFTDRSLTPFMVNIPKRLGEVTLKDFKVAIDREGTHRYHFKALDPEFGTVKEEVFHDDDIIPGWEGKIVAWVEEDHGEN
- the DIXDC1 gene encoding dixin isoform X1, whose protein sequence is MLACLARGNLLDILQEGFTEQQLQAYVAWVNSQLKKKPTIKPVQDLRQDLRDGVILALLIEIVAGEKLNGIQANPTSQQQMRENVEKVLQFVASKKIRMHQTSAKDIVDGNLKSIMRLILALAAHFKPGSSRAMNHSPAATVGKNLSASSAGHRPRSAAAVAQGAVAALADVRQDVLQSGRDVFRRRQRNSNMDEEIENPYWSVRALVQQYEGQQNMPLESHTSSLTSPSPIHSVKSESTVAPSEEKERLVIIHTEETETKTEETESHFQPEWQAGNPGPYLENSWEEQLLEQQDHLEKEMEEAKKMISGLQALLLNGSLPEDEQEGSFELCERGACPEEQLIIIRSRLDQSVEENQDLKKELLKYKQEARNLQGIKDALQQRLIQQDASVLQLKQELLRANMDKEELHNQNVDLQRKVEERNRLLAEYKKELCQKDRHLQQHQTKLDEMLRQLSEASYQQVDLERELEHKEALLAHCMKREAEEVMACTGHSAQSNGFLQTAGKGAAPTAHRGTSDLQLVRDALRSLRNSFSGHDPQHHTIDSLEQGISSLMERLYRVETQKRQERRTRGKSPASRATNECRDSWPPKSKLPHSHSTPVMSTSACTKVLYFTDRSLTPFMVNIPKRLGEVTLKDFKVAIDREGTHRYHFKALDPEFGTVKEEVFHDDDIIPGWEGKIVAWVEEDHGEN